The Canis aureus isolate CA01 chromosome 22, VMU_Caureus_v.1.0, whole genome shotgun sequence genome has a window encoding:
- the GPR87 gene encoding G-protein coupled receptor 87: MGLNLTLEKLPDNELHSQGSHAPSNMSDGPGKNTTVNNEFDTIVLPVLYLIIFVASILLNGLAVWIFFHIRNKTSFIFYLKNIVVADLIMTLTFPFRIVHDAGFGPWYFKFILCRYTSVLFYANMYTSIVFLGLISIDRYLKVVKPFGDSRMYSVTFTKVLSICVWVIMAVLSLPNIILTNGQLTKENIHDCMKLKSPLGVKWHQAVIYVNSCLFVAVLVILIGCYIAISRYIHKSSRQFISQSSRKRKHNQSIRVVVAVFFTCFLPYHLCRIPFTFSHLDRLLDESAHKILYYCKEMTLFLSACNVCLDPIIYFFMCRSFSRRLFKKSNIRTRSESIRSLQSVRRSEVRIYYDYTDV, translated from the coding sequence ATAATGAGCTGCACAGCCAAGGGAGTCACGCTCCAAGTAACATGAGCGATGGACCCGGAAAGAACACCACTGTTAACAACGAATTTGACACTATCGTCTTGCCTGTGCTTTATCTCATTATATTCGTGGCAAGCATCTTGCTGAATGGTCTAGCAGTGTGGATCTTCTTCCACATTAGGAATAAAACCAGCTTCATATTTTATCTCAAAAACATAGTGGTTGCTGACCTCATAATGACGCTGACATTTCCATTTCGAATAGTGCATGATGCAGGATTCGGACCTTGGTACTTCAAGTTTATCCTCTGCAGATACACTTCAGTTCTATTTTATGCAAACATGTATACTTCCATCGTATTTCTTGGGCTAATAAGCATTGACCGCTATCTAAAGGTGGTAAAGCCATTTGGGGACTCTCGCATGTACAGCGTAACTTTCACAAAGGTCTTATCTATTTGTGTTTGGGTGATCATGGCCGTTCTTTCCTTGCCAAACATCATTCTAACAAATGGCCAACTCACCAAGGAAAATATTCATGACTGCATGAAACTTAAAAGTCCCTTGGGAGTCAAATGGCATCAAGCAGTCATTTATGTCAATAGCTGCTTGTTTGTGGCTGTGCTGGTGATACTGATCGGATGCTACATAGCCATATCCAGGTACATCCATAAATCCAGCAGGCAATTCATAAGCCAGTCCAGCCGAAAGCGGAAACATAACCAGAGCAtcagggtggtggtggcagtgttCTTTACCTGCTTTCTACCCTATCACTTGTGCAGGATTCCTTTCACTTTCAGTCACTTAGACAGACTCTTAGATGAATCTGCACACAAAATTCTGTATTACTGCAAAGAAATGACACTCTTCTTGTCTGCGTGCAATGTGTGCCTGGATCcaataatttactttttcatgtgtAGGTCATTTTCAAGAAGGCTATTCAAGAAATCAAATATCAGAACCAGGAGCGAAAGCATCAGGTCACTGCAAAGTGTCAGAAGATCAGAAGTCCGCATATATTATGATTATACAGATGTGTAG